A genomic region of Micromonospora sp. NBRC 110009 contains the following coding sequences:
- a CDS encoding sensor histidine kinase produces MGAGPDPARGPAAQQRPVPADDRPVPRRRRSAFRLRDWRIRTKLATVLVLPSLAFLVLAGVQTAGLVGRTTALSEFAQQVGIGRQITTAVDQLQQERDRAAGELAALRQAEGSADRDAAVAALEPLQAASDRAMAELRQAAEPLADADAAWRVSYSQALEAYDQVVYIRAAIPPAVLSSETILGNYHRAVAALLNLLAEPSPGDDQRALTDAVLRYVQLSRVKELTSRVRAELYAAARAGRYEVDDQATLTDLRAQQLTALGAFRTAATADQVRRYDQTSLDPAFVSASKLEEKTLPSGTAEPALLPAPQWWAASEQRQELLRQLEGEVLDDAVRRADAASTQQLRATLLVVGGILAVLLVAVLVSLLVGRSIARSMRLLRSQALRIAQVELPHTLHRLRVVDRPVGAIEVPPAVLGSQDEIGELAEAFVAVHRSAVDVAVEQAMMRRNVNAMFVNLARRSQVLVERQLELLDELEREESDPEQLENLFKLDHLAARMRRNDESLLVLAGTESSRRWNRPVGLGAVLLAASAEIEQYQRVRHEYHPDLHVVGHAVGDLVHLFAELLENATAFSRPDTVVRVRTRGEGSGALVEIADEGLGMSPAALAEANAVLAEPPAADVAASERMGLFVVSHLGARHRIEVRLRAGQEGLVASVRLPAELLAAAPGAELGQLSAPRMLTTQVAAASRLAFGAGPLRAATTELPVAGRPMAAPAALPVSPLTGLPLGGGAPPATQPPTVGRPVPSGTPGGTAVPGPRTVPGRAEDVLTPSTGSPGGGGWFSRQGPSSSVLGVTPPPVETPVTGGTNERGLPVRVPMAQLAAVTETAPSPHAPRHDPDPDAVGGVLSRFYGGVRRAEAEETAVLFMPRDEGGRQQ; encoded by the coding sequence GTGGGCGCAGGTCCCGACCCGGCACGTGGGCCGGCGGCGCAGCAGCGCCCGGTCCCGGCCGACGACCGGCCCGTGCCCCGCCGACGACGCTCGGCCTTCCGGTTGCGGGACTGGCGGATTCGCACGAAGCTCGCCACCGTGCTGGTCCTCCCGTCGCTCGCCTTCCTGGTGCTGGCGGGCGTGCAGACCGCCGGGCTGGTGGGGCGGACCACCGCGCTGAGCGAGTTCGCCCAGCAGGTCGGCATCGGCCGGCAGATCACCACCGCGGTGGACCAGCTCCAGCAGGAGCGGGACCGGGCCGCCGGAGAGCTGGCCGCGCTGCGCCAGGCCGAGGGCAGCGCCGACCGGGACGCGGCGGTCGCCGCCCTGGAGCCCCTGCAGGCCGCGTCCGACCGGGCGATGGCCGAGCTGCGGCAGGCCGCAGAGCCGCTCGCCGACGCCGACGCCGCCTGGCGGGTCTCCTATTCGCAGGCGCTGGAGGCGTACGACCAGGTGGTGTACATCCGCGCGGCGATCCCGCCGGCGGTGCTCAGCAGCGAGACCATCCTGGGCAACTACCACCGGGCCGTGGCCGCCCTGCTCAACCTGCTGGCCGAGCCGTCACCCGGTGACGACCAGCGGGCGCTCACCGACGCCGTGCTGCGGTACGTGCAGCTCTCCCGGGTCAAGGAGCTCACCTCCCGGGTCCGGGCCGAGCTGTACGCGGCCGCCCGCGCCGGCCGGTACGAGGTCGACGACCAGGCGACGCTGACCGACCTGCGGGCCCAGCAGCTCACCGCGCTGGGTGCGTTCCGGACCGCGGCCACCGCCGATCAGGTCCGCCGGTACGACCAGACGTCGCTGGATCCGGCGTTCGTGTCGGCCAGCAAGTTGGAGGAGAAGACCCTGCCCAGCGGCACCGCCGAGCCGGCGCTGCTGCCCGCGCCACAGTGGTGGGCGGCCAGCGAGCAGCGCCAGGAGCTGCTGCGCCAACTGGAGGGCGAGGTCCTCGACGACGCCGTACGCCGCGCCGACGCGGCCAGCACGCAGCAGTTGCGGGCCACCCTGCTGGTGGTGGGCGGCATCCTCGCGGTGCTGCTGGTGGCCGTGCTCGTCTCCCTGCTGGTCGGTCGCTCGATCGCCCGGTCGATGCGGCTGCTGCGCAGCCAGGCGCTGCGGATCGCGCAGGTGGAGCTGCCGCACACCCTGCACCGGCTGCGCGTGGTGGACCGCCCGGTCGGCGCGATCGAGGTGCCGCCGGCCGTGCTCGGCTCGCAGGACGAGATCGGCGAGCTGGCGGAGGCGTTCGTGGCGGTGCACCGCAGCGCCGTCGACGTCGCGGTCGAGCAGGCGATGATGCGGCGCAACGTCAACGCCATGTTCGTCAACCTGGCCCGGCGCAGCCAGGTGCTGGTCGAGCGGCAGCTCGAACTCCTCGACGAGCTGGAGCGCGAGGAGAGCGACCCGGAGCAGCTGGAGAACCTGTTCAAGCTCGACCACCTGGCCGCCCGGATGCGGCGCAACGACGAGAGCCTGTTGGTGCTCGCCGGCACGGAGTCCAGCCGGCGGTGGAACCGGCCGGTGGGCCTGGGCGCGGTGCTGCTGGCCGCGAGCGCCGAGATCGAGCAGTATCAGCGGGTGCGCCACGAGTACCACCCGGACCTGCACGTGGTCGGGCACGCCGTCGGCGACCTGGTGCACCTCTTCGCCGAGCTGCTGGAGAACGCCACCGCCTTCTCCCGTCCGGACACCGTCGTGCGGGTCCGCACCCGGGGGGAGGGCAGCGGGGCGTTGGTGGAGATCGCCGACGAGGGGCTGGGGATGAGCCCGGCCGCGCTGGCGGAGGCGAACGCGGTGCTGGCCGAGCCGCCGGCGGCGGACGTGGCGGCCTCCGAGCGGATGGGTCTGTTCGTGGTCAGCCACCTGGGTGCCCGGCACCGGATCGAGGTGCGGTTGCGGGCCGGTCAGGAGGGGCTGGTCGCGAGCGTCCGGCTCCCCGCCGAGCTGCTGGCGGCCGCGCCCGGGGCCGAGCTGGGCCAGCTCTCCGCGCCGCGGATGCTGACCACCCAGGTCGCCGCGGCATCCCGCCTCGCGTTCGGCGCCGGCCCGCTCCGCGCGGCGACCACCGAGCTGCCGGTGGCCGGGCGCCCGATGGCGGCTCCGGCGGCGCTGCCGGTGTCGCCGTTGACGGGGCTGCCGCTAGGCGGCGGTGCGCCGCCCGCGACGCAGCCGCCCACCGTGGGCCGTCCCGTGCCGTCCGGTACGCCCGGGGGGACGGCCGTGCCGGGGCCCCGCACGGTGCCGGGCCGGGCCGAGGACGTGCTGACGCCGTCGACCGGGTCGCCGGGCGGCGGCGGCTGGTTCTCCCGCCAGGGGCCGTCGTCGTCGGTGCTCGGGGTGACGCCGCCGCCCGTCGAGACGCCGGTCACCGGCGGGACCAACGAACGGGGCCTGCCGGTGCGCGTACCGATGGCCCAGCTCGCCGCCGTCACCGAGACCGCCCCGAGCCCGCACGCGCCACGACACGACCCGGATCCGGACGCGGTCGGCGGCGTGCTCTCCCGCTTCTACGGCGGGGTACGGCGGGCGGAGGCCGAGGAGACCGCAGTGCTGTTCATGCCGCGCGACGAAGGGGGACGACAACAGTGA
- a CDS encoding DUF3159 domain-containing protein codes for MTSTPERERPPHERTESLADLLGGRRGAVDATLPPVAFAVGWLAAGLWGGVAAAVATGAAVAGWRLRRGDRPRSVLIGLLAVCVAALIALRTGRASDFFLVQLASNAASGLAWVVSIVVRWPLLGVVVGAALGQRGRWRRDPALLRAYGRGSWVWAATHLLRLAVFVPLWLGGQVIALVVARVALTWPLVAAALAVSWVVIRRSLPPGHPGLRHPAPPSDGDGGPES; via the coding sequence GTGACCAGCACACCGGAGCGGGAGCGACCGCCGCACGAGCGGACGGAGTCGCTGGCGGACCTGCTCGGTGGCCGGCGAGGTGCGGTCGACGCGACCCTGCCGCCGGTAGCGTTCGCCGTCGGCTGGCTGGCCGCCGGGCTGTGGGGCGGGGTGGCCGCCGCGGTGGCGACCGGCGCGGCGGTGGCCGGCTGGCGGCTGCGCCGCGGGGACCGGCCGCGCTCGGTGCTCATCGGGCTGCTGGCCGTCTGCGTGGCCGCGCTGATCGCCCTGCGCACCGGGCGGGCCAGCGACTTCTTCCTGGTGCAGCTGGCCTCCAACGCGGCCAGCGGGCTCGCCTGGGTGGTCAGCATCGTGGTGCGCTGGCCGCTGCTCGGGGTGGTGGTCGGCGCCGCGCTCGGGCAGCGCGGCCGGTGGCGGCGGGATCCGGCGCTGCTGCGGGCGTACGGCCGGGGCAGCTGGGTCTGGGCGGCGACCCATCTGCTGCGGCTGGCGGTCTTCGTGCCGCTCTGGCTCGGCGGCCAGGTGATCGCGCTGGTGGTGGCCCGGGTGGCGCTGACCTGGCCGCTGGTCGCGGCCGCGCTGGCGGTGAGCTGGGTAGTGATCCGGCGCTCCCTGCCGCCCGGTCACCCGGGGCTGCGGCACCCGGCGCCGCCGTCCGATGGGGACGGCGGGCCGGAAAGTTAA
- a CDS encoding FGGY family carbohydrate kinase, translating to MNILALDLGTSSVRGLVLDADATPRPGALARRKVHLVAGEDGTGTLDGPAYLASLVECLDELAAGGHLRDVELVATSAQWHSVLPLGVDGAPLGPVLTWMDTRPEPLPGARGPVDPEAFHDRTGAWWHRCYWTLRLPWLRERAGAPVGCFVGLVEYVLGALLEEAPMSVSMASGTGLLDLRRLEWDVEACELADVRPTDLPALAPQRWHGRLRGEHARRWPALAEARWAAPLGDGAASNVGSGCVAPSRAAITVGTSAAVRLIQPAPAGAELPPLADQLWRYRVDHEHVVTGAAYSSGGNLYAWARRELRLPEGTELEAALTRAKRRLGARADPRLGGDRPPGVAPAGSGALSGLSFGSTAVDVLAGLMTGLCRMIADDLALLESGVGDPVEVVLGGGAMAASAWWRGAFTEALHPRTVRYQRNPEVGATGAALVATGRMAEAALLDGIGRTDEPAEPNTVGRARSG from the coding sequence ATGAACATTCTCGCGCTCGACCTGGGCACCTCCTCGGTACGGGGACTCGTGCTGGACGCGGACGCCACCCCGCGCCCCGGCGCGCTGGCCCGCCGGAAGGTGCACCTGGTCGCCGGCGAGGACGGCACCGGCACCCTGGACGGCCCCGCCTACCTCGCCTCCCTGGTCGAGTGCCTGGACGAGCTGGCCGCCGGCGGCCACCTGCGCGACGTCGAGCTGGTGGCGACGTCGGCGCAGTGGCACTCGGTGCTCCCGCTGGGGGTCGACGGCGCCCCGCTCGGGCCGGTGCTGACCTGGATGGACACCCGGCCGGAGCCGCTCCCCGGTGCCCGGGGTCCGGTGGACCCGGAGGCGTTCCACGACCGCACCGGCGCGTGGTGGCACCGCTGCTACTGGACGCTGCGGCTGCCCTGGCTGCGGGAGCGGGCCGGGGCGCCTGTCGGCTGTTTCGTCGGGCTGGTCGAGTACGTCCTCGGCGCGCTGCTCGAGGAGGCGCCGATGTCGGTGTCGATGGCGTCCGGCACCGGGCTGCTCGACCTGCGCCGGCTGGAGTGGGACGTCGAGGCGTGCGAGCTGGCCGACGTACGTCCCACGGACCTGCCGGCGCTGGCCCCGCAGCGGTGGCACGGCCGGCTGCGCGGCGAGCACGCCCGGCGCTGGCCGGCGCTGGCCGAGGCCCGCTGGGCCGCCCCGCTCGGCGACGGGGCCGCCTCCAACGTCGGTTCCGGCTGCGTCGCCCCGTCCCGGGCGGCGATCACGGTCGGCACGTCCGCCGCGGTGCGCCTCATCCAGCCGGCCCCCGCCGGCGCGGAGCTGCCGCCGCTGGCCGACCAGCTCTGGCGGTACCGGGTCGACCACGAGCACGTGGTGACCGGGGCGGCCTACTCCAGCGGGGGGAACCTGTACGCCTGGGCGAGGCGGGAGCTGCGCCTGCCCGAGGGCACCGAGCTGGAGGCCGCGCTGACCCGGGCGAAGCGGCGCCTGGGGGCCCGGGCCGATCCGCGGCTGGGCGGGGACCGGCCACCCGGGGTCGCCCCGGCCGGGTCCGGGGCGCTGTCCGGGCTGAGCTTCGGCAGCACCGCCGTGGACGTGCTCGCCGGCCTGATGACCGGCCTGTGCCGGATGATCGCCGACGACCTCGCGCTGCTGGAGTCGGGCGTCGGCGACCCGGTGGAGGTGGTGCTGGGTGGCGGCGCGATGGCGGCGTCCGCCTGGTGGCGCGGGGCGTTCACCGAGGCCCTCCACCCGCGTACCGTGCGCTACCAGCGAAATCCGGAGGTCGGGGCGACCGGCGCCGCGCTGGTGGCCACCGGCCGGATGGCCGAGGCGGCGCTGCTCGACGGCATCGGCCGGACGGACGAGCCCGCCGAGCCGAACACCGTGGGGCGGGCCCGGTCGGGCTGA
- a CDS encoding phosphatase PAP2 family protein codes for MRVRETARGWTAVWLVVMALAQAVAFLLVWRFGVHTRLGQWLDTVALTGNRIGQSRIDGPVDRILNAMSVVSLLVVTAMIGFIALIRGRKALALTATLLIAGANASTQLLKHYLVRPDFGVDPQRAAVGNSLPSGHTAVAASVAVALILVLPAKLRVLGAFLGAGYAAAAGVATLSAGWHRPSDAVAAYLVVGGWAAVGGLVLLFFQRERAEVSPADAHRTAAALLGLGGVVALVASGLALAWLAARSGTPADELTRRPLFVGYAGSAAGIVGTMAVVAALVLAVVHRLVPRYRG; via the coding sequence GTGCGGGTGCGCGAGACGGCAAGGGGTTGGACCGCGGTCTGGTTGGTCGTCATGGCCCTGGCGCAGGCGGTCGCGTTTCTCCTGGTGTGGCGCTTCGGCGTGCACACCCGGCTGGGCCAGTGGCTAGACACGGTCGCGCTGACCGGCAACCGGATCGGGCAGAGCCGCATCGACGGGCCGGTGGACCGCATCCTCAACGCCATGTCGGTGGTGTCCCTGCTGGTGGTCACCGCGATGATCGGCTTCATCGCGCTGATCCGGGGGCGTAAGGCGCTCGCGCTCACCGCGACCCTGCTGATCGCGGGTGCGAACGCGAGCACCCAACTGCTCAAGCACTACCTGGTCCGCCCCGACTTCGGCGTCGACCCGCAACGGGCGGCGGTCGGCAACAGCCTGCCGAGCGGGCACACCGCCGTGGCCGCGTCGGTGGCGGTCGCGCTGATCCTGGTGCTGCCCGCGAAGCTGCGGGTGCTCGGCGCCTTCCTCGGCGCCGGCTACGCGGCGGCCGCCGGGGTGGCCACCCTCTCCGCCGGCTGGCACCGGCCCAGCGACGCGGTCGCCGCCTATCTGGTGGTGGGCGGCTGGGCCGCCGTCGGCGGCCTGGTGCTCCTCTTCTTCCAGCGGGAACGGGCCGAGGTCTCCCCGGCCGACGCGCACCGGACGGCCGCCGCGCTGCTCGGCCTCGGCGGGGTGGTCGCCCTCGTCGCGTCCGGGCTCGCCCTCGCCTGGCTGGCCGCCCGCTCCGGGACGCCCGCGGACGAGCTCACCCGCCGTCCGCTCTTCGTGGGGTACGCGGGCAGCGCGGCCGGCATCGTCGGGACGATGGCCGTGGTGGCCGCGCTGGTCCTCGCGGTGGTGCACCGCCTGGTGCCCCGGTACCGGGGCTGA
- the wrbA gene encoding NAD(P)H:quinone oxidoreductase gives MDGQVKAAVIYYSATGITYQMAQSAVEAAGEAGAEVRLRKVRELAPDEAIRSNSGWQAHRLETQDVMEAQPDDLAWADVVIFGSPTRYGMIAAQLKQFIDTTGPLWANGALANKVYSGFTSTATSHGGQEATLLSLYTVFYHWGGIVVTPGYTDPSQFVAGNPYGGSHTSNNGEIPPDHVALAATALTAKRAVQMGAALKRGLAG, from the coding sequence ATGGATGGCCAGGTCAAGGCCGCGGTGATCTACTACAGCGCGACCGGCATCACCTACCAGATGGCGCAGTCGGCGGTCGAGGCCGCCGGGGAGGCCGGAGCCGAGGTACGCCTGCGCAAGGTTCGTGAGCTGGCGCCGGACGAGGCGATCCGCTCCAACTCGGGCTGGCAGGCGCACCGCCTGGAGACGCAGGACGTGATGGAGGCCCAGCCGGACGATCTGGCCTGGGCCGACGTGGTGATCTTCGGCTCGCCCACCCGATACGGCATGATCGCCGCGCAACTTAAGCAGTTCATCGACACCACCGGGCCGCTCTGGGCCAACGGTGCGCTGGCCAACAAGGTCTACAGCGGCTTCACCTCGACGGCCACCTCGCACGGCGGCCAGGAGGCGACCCTGCTGTCCTTGTACACCGTCTTCTACCACTGGGGCGGCATCGTGGTGACCCCCGGCTACACCGACCCCAGCCAGTTCGTCGCCGGCAACCCGTACGGCGGCTCGCACACCAGCAACAACGGGGAGATCCCGCCGGACCACGTGGCCCTCGCCGCCACCGCGCTGACGGCGAAGCGGGCGGTGCAGATGGGCGCGGCGCTGAAGCGGGGACTGGCCGGCTGA
- a CDS encoding GH1 family beta-glucosidase yields MSLLTRRRLLRRAAASATAAGAARTGLTGTAVAGTAASTAAVAGCDDPPGTVPDGAESAPGALRFPAGFGWGAATSAYQIEGAAKEDGRGESIWDTFSHTPGRTRNGDTGDVAADHYHRWAADLDLMRDLGLRSYRFSISWPRIQADGSGRPNHRGLDFYRRLLDGLHERGIAPMATLFHWDLPQALQDAGGWENRDTAGRFADYADVVFRALGDRVPVWLTVNEPKTVVQNGYLWGHHAPGRQDPEAAYLVAHHLQLAHGLAVRALRASGAPGRIGPALNLHPCYPADDTAEAAAATRLYDGYENRLYLDSILKGAYPQDVLADLGPDSRVARGIRDGDLAVIGSPVDLLAVQYYTPIYVTGQGGIATKWPTSEADWQQIHPEGMYDILTRVTRDYGRIPLTITENGLPCPDTLAADGTVDDAARIDFLRDHFAAAHRAIRDGVPLESYHVWSLLDNFEWAEGYEQRWGLVYVDYPTQRRVPKRSAHWYREVIRRNGL; encoded by the coding sequence ATGTCGCTACTCACCCGACGGCGCCTGCTCCGCCGCGCCGCCGCCTCCGCCACCGCCGCCGGCGCGGCCCGCACCGGGCTCACCGGCACGGCCGTGGCCGGGACCGCCGCGTCCACCGCCGCAGTCGCCGGCTGCGACGACCCGCCCGGCACCGTCCCCGACGGCGCGGAGTCCGCGCCGGGGGCGCTGCGCTTCCCGGCCGGCTTCGGTTGGGGCGCCGCCACCTCGGCGTATCAGATCGAGGGCGCGGCCAAGGAGGACGGCCGGGGCGAATCGATCTGGGACACCTTCAGCCACACCCCGGGCCGGACCCGCAACGGGGACACCGGCGACGTCGCCGCCGACCACTACCACCGGTGGGCCGCCGACCTCGACCTGATGCGCGACCTGGGCCTGCGCAGCTACCGCTTCTCCATCTCCTGGCCGCGCATCCAGGCCGACGGCTCCGGCCGGCCCAACCACCGCGGCCTCGACTTCTACCGCCGCCTGCTGGACGGGCTGCACGAGCGGGGCATCGCGCCGATGGCCACCCTGTTCCACTGGGACCTCCCCCAGGCGCTGCAGGACGCCGGCGGCTGGGAGAACCGGGACACCGCCGGCCGATTCGCCGACTACGCCGACGTCGTGTTCCGCGCCCTCGGCGACCGGGTGCCGGTCTGGCTCACCGTCAACGAGCCGAAGACCGTGGTGCAGAACGGCTACCTATGGGGGCACCACGCGCCCGGCCGGCAGGACCCGGAGGCCGCGTACCTGGTCGCCCACCACCTCCAGCTCGCCCACGGCCTCGCCGTCCGTGCGCTGCGCGCCAGCGGGGCGCCCGGCCGCATCGGCCCGGCGCTGAACCTGCACCCCTGCTACCCCGCCGACGACACCGCCGAGGCCGCCGCGGCCACCCGGCTCTACGACGGCTACGAGAACCGGCTCTACCTCGACTCGATCCTCAAGGGCGCCTACCCGCAGGACGTGCTGGCCGACCTGGGCCCGGACAGCCGCGTCGCACGCGGGATCCGCGACGGCGACCTGGCCGTCATCGGCAGCCCCGTCGACCTGCTCGCGGTGCAGTACTACACGCCCATCTACGTCACCGGGCAGGGCGGGATCGCCACGAAGTGGCCGACCTCCGAGGCGGACTGGCAGCAGATCCACCCCGAGGGGATGTACGACATCCTCACCCGGGTCACCCGCGACTACGGCCGGATCCCGCTCACCATCACCGAGAACGGGCTGCCCTGCCCGGACACGCTCGCCGCCGACGGCACGGTCGACGACGCCGCCCGGATCGACTTCCTCCGCGACCACTTCGCCGCCGCCCACCGCGCGATCCGGGACGGCGTGCCGCTGGAGAGCTACCACGTCTGGTCGCTGCTGGACAACTTCGAGTGGGCCGAGGGCTACGAGCAGCGGTGGGGGCTGGTCTACGTGGACTATCCGACGCAACGCCGGGTGCCCAAGCGCAGCGCCCACTGGTACCGCGAGGTGATCCGCCGCAACGGGCTCTGA
- a CDS encoding anthranilate synthase family protein, protein MTRPHDPLAAVAAGADPGPFALVRREGADHLDLFTGPVRTADRLADIPLPDGAPGPRTLALVPYRQVTERGFACVDDGTPLECLAVEEHRRIPLAEVLAALPETPVVTRDAAFDISDDEYAETVGRVLAEEIGRGAGANFVIHRTLRATVVGEPLVAALAALRRLLLRERGAYWTFVVHTGTRLLVGASPERHVSVDDGLVMMNPISGTFRHTGAAADRDALLRFLHDPKEVEELYMVLDEELKMMATVAEHGGQVVGPYLKEMAHLAHTEYLLAGRGSLDVREVLRETMFAPTVTGSPMENACRVIARHERSGRRYYAGVLALLGRDAEGRQTLDAPILIRTAELSPAGELRVPVGATLVRHSTAEGEVAETHAKAAGVLAAFGLAPDAPVADHQLPGSARPGPDRPDHPSRSAGLTPRRDREGSLADDPEVRAALAARNAPLARFWLDQRNPGATALPGLAGRRALIVDGEDTFTGMLAHQLGALGLAVRRRDWHRPGPVDGYDLVVVGPGPGDPTELADPKMAAMRGLLAELVAAGRPTLAVCLGHQLLAGLLGLPLHRRDAPYQGLQREVRLFGTPRRVGFYASFTARAGADRLATPFGPVELSRDPVDGAVHALRGSGFAGVQFHPESVLSRDGLAVLADLLGHLLVRPALTGHGPENRG, encoded by the coding sequence ATGACCCGCCCGCACGACCCGCTCGCCGCCGTCGCCGCCGGCGCCGACCCCGGCCCGTTCGCGCTCGTCCGCCGCGAGGGCGCCGACCACCTCGACCTCTTCACCGGCCCGGTACGCACCGCCGACCGGCTCGCCGACATCCCGCTGCCCGACGGGGCACCCGGGCCACGCACCCTGGCGCTGGTCCCGTACCGGCAGGTGACCGAGCGCGGGTTCGCCTGCGTCGACGACGGCACGCCGCTGGAGTGCCTGGCGGTCGAGGAGCACCGGCGGATCCCCCTCGCCGAGGTGCTGGCCGCGCTGCCCGAGACGCCGGTGGTGACCCGCGACGCGGCCTTCGACATCTCCGACGACGAGTACGCGGAGACCGTCGGCCGGGTGCTCGCCGAGGAGATCGGCCGCGGCGCGGGTGCCAACTTCGTCATCCACCGCACCCTGCGGGCCACCGTGGTGGGCGAGCCGTTGGTGGCGGCCCTGGCCGCGCTGCGCCGGCTGCTGCTGCGCGAGCGCGGGGCGTACTGGACGTTCGTGGTGCACACGGGGACCCGGCTGCTGGTCGGGGCCAGCCCGGAGCGGCACGTCAGCGTCGACGACGGCCTGGTCATGATGAACCCGATCAGCGGCACCTTCCGGCACACCGGCGCGGCGGCCGACCGGGACGCGCTGCTGCGCTTCCTCCACGACCCGAAGGAGGTCGAGGAGCTGTACATGGTGCTCGACGAGGAGCTGAAGATGATGGCCACCGTCGCCGAGCACGGCGGCCAGGTGGTCGGGCCGTACCTGAAGGAGATGGCGCACCTGGCGCACACCGAGTACCTGCTCGCCGGGCGGGGTTCGCTCGACGTGCGGGAGGTGCTGCGGGAGACCATGTTCGCCCCGACGGTCACCGGCAGCCCGATGGAGAACGCGTGCCGGGTGATCGCCCGGCACGAGCGGTCCGGGCGCCGCTACTACGCCGGGGTGCTCGCCCTGCTCGGCCGGGACGCCGAGGGCCGGCAGACCCTCGACGCGCCGATCCTGATCCGGACCGCCGAGCTTTCCCCCGCCGGCGAGCTGCGGGTGCCGGTCGGGGCGACCCTGGTCCGGCACTCTACCGCCGAGGGCGAGGTGGCGGAGACGCACGCCAAGGCCGCCGGGGTGCTCGCCGCGTTCGGCCTCGCGCCGGACGCCCCGGTGGCCGACCACCAGCTGCCCGGTTCGGCCCGCCCGGGGCCGGACCGGCCGGACCACCCTTCCCGATCGGCCGGGCTGACGCCGCGCCGCGACCGGGAAGGGTCGCTCGCCGACGACCCGGAGGTGCGGGCCGCGCTCGCCGCCCGCAACGCGCCGCTGGCCCGGTTCTGGCTGGACCAGCGGAACCCGGGCGCGACCGCGCTGCCGGGGCTGGCCGGTCGCCGGGCGCTGATCGTGGACGGTGAGGACACGTTCACCGGGATGCTCGCCCACCAGCTCGGCGCGCTCGGGCTCGCCGTGCGGCGCCGCGACTGGCACCGCCCCGGGCCGGTGGACGGGTACGACCTGGTGGTGGTCGGTCCGGGCCCGGGCGACCCGACCGAGCTGGCCGACCCGAAGATGGCGGCGATGCGGGGGCTGCTGGCCGAGCTGGTGGCGGCCGGCCGGCCGACCCTCGCGGTCTGCCTCGGCCACCAGCTGCTCGCCGGGCTGCTCGGGCTGCCGCTGCACCGCCGGGACGCGCCCTACCAGGGATTGCAGAGGGAGGTACGGCTGTTCGGCACGCCCCGCCGGGTCGGCTTCTACGCCAGCTTCACCGCCCGGGCCGGAGCGGACCGGCTCGCCACCCCGTTCGGCCCGGTGGAGCTGTCCCGCGATCCGGTGGACGGGGCGGTGCACGCGCTGCGCGGGTCCGGCTTCGCGGGCGTGCAGTTCCACCCGGAGTCGGTGCTCAGCCGCGACGGCCTGGCCGTCCTCGCGGACCTGCTCGGGCATCTGCTCGTCCGCCCGGCGTTGACCGGGCATGGACCGGAGAATCGGGGGTAG
- a CDS encoding YbhB/YbcL family Raf kinase inhibitor-like protein: MAGIMLRSTAFNDHDLLPGRFSREGGNVSPPLEWSQVPEATELVLMVEDPDAGKAPFLHWLVTGISPRSEGVVEGGVPLGGREWPNDFGTTGWAGPHPPPHEDPHRYFFRLYALERPIDLPDSPQAEDVHRALTDKEFASGTMVGTFYR, encoded by the coding sequence ATGGCCGGCATCATGCTGCGGAGTACCGCCTTCAACGATCACGACCTGCTACCCGGACGCTTCTCCCGGGAGGGGGGAAACGTCTCGCCACCGCTGGAGTGGTCCCAGGTTCCCGAGGCCACCGAGCTGGTCCTGATGGTCGAGGACCCGGACGCCGGGAAGGCTCCCTTCCTGCACTGGCTGGTAACCGGAATCTCGCCCCGTTCGGAAGGGGTCGTCGAGGGCGGCGTGCCGTTGGGGGGCCGGGAATGGCCCAACGACTTCGGCACCACCGGGTGGGCCGGCCCGCACCCGCCACCGCACGAGGACCCGCACCGCTACTTCTTCCGCCTCTACGCCCTGGAACGCCCGATCGACCTGCCGGACTCGCCCCAGGCCGAGGACGTGCACCGCGCGCTCACCGACAAGGAGTTCGCCAGCGGCACCATGGTCGGCACGTTCTACCGCTGA
- a CDS encoding roadblock/LC7 domain-containing protein, which produces MTTLSQEARDLSWLVNAFAERVPGVAHAVVVSSDGLLVAISAYLPRDHADKLAAVTSGLMSITAGAAQMFDGDVVKQTVVEMGRGYFLVMQIRDGSILATLAAADADIGVVGYEMARLAKQAGEMLTPALRAELQQALPR; this is translated from the coding sequence GTGACGACGTTGAGCCAGGAGGCACGCGACCTGAGCTGGCTGGTAAACGCGTTCGCGGAGCGGGTACCGGGGGTGGCGCACGCCGTGGTCGTCTCGTCCGACGGCCTGCTGGTGGCGATCTCCGCGTACCTGCCCCGCGACCACGCGGACAAGCTCGCCGCGGTGACCTCCGGTCTGATGAGCATCACCGCCGGCGCGGCCCAGATGTTCGACGGGGACGTCGTCAAGCAGACCGTGGTCGAGATGGGACGGGGCTACTTCCTGGTCATGCAGATCCGGGACGGCTCGATCCTGGCCACGCTGGCCGCGGCGGACGCTGACATCGGAGTGGTCGGCTACGAGATGGCCCGGCTGGCGAAGCAGGCGGGCGAGATGCTCACCCCGGCGCTGCGCGCCGAACTCCAGCAGGCGTTGCCCCGCTGA